One Pyrus communis chromosome 13, drPyrComm1.1, whole genome shotgun sequence genomic window carries:
- the LOC137712737 gene encoding uncharacterized protein isoform X1 gives MGEETSDAMNLDLNLGPGPDAGSMSNEPVNLDAWTEAPIRRIAEAMRRARQRRWPLPERRNISMELNELMVNSGNSSTLQPGEGSLTAEERTSDAPKTCDNNNGILENENSENKDDVEKGGGSDGSFFDCNICLDLARDPVVTCCGHLFCWPCIYRWLHVQDAKECPVCKGEVTMKNVTPIYGRGNNVREQDDDSNLKIPLRPHARRVESLRQTIQRSALTFPVEEMIRRLGNRFDLTQDVIHPSELENTQETAERTNLLNRILTSRGLRREQNPVLLADDVVDLTQSNVTGVETRENRQLQSLLLRRTQSHRATLSSLSSALNSAERIFEAYYRNRNRNQEQQQPAPVDDRDSFSSIAAVINSESQLDTAVEIDSMVSLSTSSSRRRNDSSRVSDMDSGDSRAHRRRRLN, from the coding sequence ATGGGTGAGGAGACGTCTGATGCAATGAACCTTGACCTGAATCTGGGTCCTGGTCCCGATGCTGGCTCGATGTCAAATGAACCTGTAAATTTGGATGCTTGGACTGAAGCGCCTATCCGCAGAATTGCGGAAGCTATGAGGAGGGCCCGGCAGAGGAGATGGCCGCTACCTGAAAGGCGGAATATTTCCATGGAGTTGAATGAATTGATGGTCAACTCTGGTAATTCAAGTACATTACAACCCGGTGAGGGTAGTCTTACAGCAGAAGAAAGAACAAGTGACGCACCCAAGACATGTGATAATAACAATGGGATTTTggaaaatgagaattctgagAATAAGGATGATGTTGAAAAGGGCGGTGGCAGTGATGGGAGCTTTTTCGATTGTAATATTTGTTTGGACTTGGCTAGGGACCCTGTTGTGACTTGTTGTGGTCATTTGTTTTGTTGGCCATGCATTTACCGTTGGTTGCATGTGCAAGATGCAAAGGAATGCCCTGTCTGTAAGGGAGAGGTCACAATGAAGAATGTCACCCCAATCTATGGTCGTGGAAACAATGTGCGTGAGCAAGATGACGACTCAAATCTTAAGATCCCTCTTAGGCCTCATGCACGTCGGGTTGAAAGTTTGAGACAAACCATTCAGAGGAGTGCATTGACTTTTCCAGTAGAGGAGATGATTCGCCGTCTTGGTAATAGATTTGATTTGACTCAGGATGTTATTCATCCATCAGAGCTTGAGAATACCCAGGAAACAGCAGAAAGAACTAATTTGTTAAATAGGATTCTGACATCTCGAGGACTGCGCAGAGAGCAAAATCCAGTGTTACTTGCAGATGATGTTGTGGATTTAACGCAAAGCAACGTGACTGGCGTTGAAACAAGGGAAAACCGCCAACTTCAGTCCTTGCTACTTAGAAGGACACAATCGCACAGAGCAACACTATCTTCTCTCTCGTCTGCATTGAATTCTGCTGAAAGGATATTTGAGGCATATTATCGTAACCGTAATAGAAATCAAGAACAACAGCAGCCTGCACCAGTTGATGATAGAGATTCTTTCTCAAGTATTGCAGCTGTTATAAATTCAGAGAGCCAACTGGACACAGCTGTAGAAATTGATTCCATGGTTTCCCTTTCAACTTCATCTTCCAGAAGAAGAAATGATTCGTCAAGAGTTTCGGACATGGACAGTGGAGATTCTCGTGCCCACAGAAGAAGAAGACTGAACTGA
- the LOC137712737 gene encoding uncharacterized protein isoform X2 — MTQTSDAMNLDLNLGPGPDAGSMSNEPVNLDAWTEAPIRRIAEAMRRARQRRWPLPERRNISMELNELMVNSGNSSTLQPGEGSLTAEERTSDAPKTCDNNNGILENENSENKDDVEKGGGSDGSFFDCNICLDLARDPVVTCCGHLFCWPCIYRWLHVQDAKECPVCKGEVTMKNVTPIYGRGNNVREQDDDSNLKIPLRPHARRVESLRQTIQRSALTFPVEEMIRRLGNRFDLTQDVIHPSELENTQETAERTNLLNRILTSRGLRREQNPVLLADDVVDLTQSNVTGVETRENRQLQSLLLRRTQSHRATLSSLSSALNSAERIFEAYYRNRNRNQEQQQPAPVDDRDSFSSIAAVINSESQLDTAVEIDSMVSLSTSSSRRRNDSSRVSDMDSGDSRAHRRRRLN; from the exons ATGACCCAg ACGTCTGATGCAATGAACCTTGACCTGAATCTGGGTCCTGGTCCCGATGCTGGCTCGATGTCAAATGAACCTGTAAATTTGGATGCTTGGACTGAAGCGCCTATCCGCAGAATTGCGGAAGCTATGAGGAGGGCCCGGCAGAGGAGATGGCCGCTACCTGAAAGGCGGAATATTTCCATGGAGTTGAATGAATTGATGGTCAACTCTGGTAATTCAAGTACATTACAACCCGGTGAGGGTAGTCTTACAGCAGAAGAAAGAACAAGTGACGCACCCAAGACATGTGATAATAACAATGGGATTTTggaaaatgagaattctgagAATAAGGATGATGTTGAAAAGGGCGGTGGCAGTGATGGGAGCTTTTTCGATTGTAATATTTGTTTGGACTTGGCTAGGGACCCTGTTGTGACTTGTTGTGGTCATTTGTTTTGTTGGCCATGCATTTACCGTTGGTTGCATGTGCAAGATGCAAAGGAATGCCCTGTCTGTAAGGGAGAGGTCACAATGAAGAATGTCACCCCAATCTATGGTCGTGGAAACAATGTGCGTGAGCAAGATGACGACTCAAATCTTAAGATCCCTCTTAGGCCTCATGCACGTCGGGTTGAAAGTTTGAGACAAACCATTCAGAGGAGTGCATTGACTTTTCCAGTAGAGGAGATGATTCGCCGTCTTGGTAATAGATTTGATTTGACTCAGGATGTTATTCATCCATCAGAGCTTGAGAATACCCAGGAAACAGCAGAAAGAACTAATTTGTTAAATAGGATTCTGACATCTCGAGGACTGCGCAGAGAGCAAAATCCAGTGTTACTTGCAGATGATGTTGTGGATTTAACGCAAAGCAACGTGACTGGCGTTGAAACAAGGGAAAACCGCCAACTTCAGTCCTTGCTACTTAGAAGGACACAATCGCACAGAGCAACACTATCTTCTCTCTCGTCTGCATTGAATTCTGCTGAAAGGATATTTGAGGCATATTATCGTAACCGTAATAGAAATCAAGAACAACAGCAGCCTGCACCAGTTGATGATAGAGATTCTTTCTCAAGTATTGCAGCTGTTATAAATTCAGAGAGCCAACTGGACACAGCTGTAGAAATTGATTCCATGGTTTCCCTTTCAACTTCATCTTCCAGAAGAAGAAATGATTCGTCAAGAGTTTCGGACATGGACAGTGGAGATTCTCGTGCCCACAGAAGAAGAAGACTGAACTGA